One window from the genome of [Mycobacterium] stephanolepidis encodes:
- a CDS encoding homoserine dehydrogenase, which yields MSDSGRPIGVAILGLGNVGSEVARIIESSASDLAARIGAPLEIRGIGVRRVADDRGVPVELLTDDIDALVSRDDVDIVVELMGPVEPARRGILGALNAGKSVVTANKALLAQAAGELAEAAEKARVDLYFEAAVAGAIPVIRPLTQSLAGDSVIRVSGIVNGTTNYILSAMDTTGAGYDTALAEAGELGYAEADPTADVEGYDAAAKAAILASIAFHTRVSADDVYREGITKISADDFESARALRCTIKLLSICERITDKEGRQRVSARVYPALVPLTHPLASVNGAFNAVFVEAEAAGELMFYGQGAGGAPTASAVLGDLVMAARNRVQGGRGPLESRYAQLPIAPIGLIPTRYYVRMRVADKPGVLATVATEFAKREVSIATVRQEGEVDETGARLVVLTHKATDAALSETVAALADLDVVLGVASVIRLEGTQE from the coding sequence GTGAGCGACTCCGGTCGTCCGATAGGCGTAGCGATCCTGGGCCTGGGCAACGTCGGCAGCGAGGTAGCGCGGATCATCGAAAGCAGCGCGAGTGACCTCGCCGCCCGCATCGGTGCCCCGCTGGAGATTCGGGGTATCGGTGTGCGCCGTGTCGCCGATGACCGCGGTGTTCCGGTCGAGCTGCTCACCGACGATATCGACGCGCTGGTTTCGCGAGACGATGTCGACATCGTTGTCGAGCTCATGGGACCGGTGGAACCCGCACGGCGCGGCATCCTGGGTGCACTCAACGCGGGCAAGTCGGTGGTGACCGCCAACAAGGCACTTCTGGCCCAGGCCGCCGGCGAGCTCGCCGAAGCTGCCGAGAAGGCAAGGGTTGACCTCTATTTCGAGGCGGCCGTGGCCGGCGCCATCCCCGTCATCCGGCCCTTGACCCAATCGCTGGCCGGCGATTCGGTGATTCGGGTGTCCGGCATCGTCAACGGCACCACCAACTACATCCTGTCTGCCATGGACACCACCGGTGCCGGTTATGACACCGCACTTGCCGAGGCGGGGGAGCTCGGATACGCCGAGGCCGATCCGACCGCCGATGTCGAGGGCTATGACGCCGCCGCTAAGGCCGCCATTCTCGCGTCGATCGCCTTCCACACCCGAGTCAGCGCCGACGACGTGTACCGCGAGGGCATCACGAAGATCAGTGCCGACGACTTCGAGTCGGCGCGTGCTCTGCGCTGCACTATTAAGTTGCTTTCCATCTGCGAGCGGATCACTGATAAGGAAGGGCGCCAACGCGTTTCGGCGCGGGTGTACCCGGCGTTGGTACCGCTGACCCATCCGCTGGCAAGCGTGAACGGCGCATTCAACGCTGTCTTCGTCGAGGCCGAGGCCGCCGGCGAGCTTATGTTTTACGGGCAGGGCGCCGGTGGTGCACCGACCGCGTCCGCGGTACTAGGAGATTTGGTCATGGCCGCACGCAACCGCGTCCAGGGCGGACGTGGTCCGCTGGAGTCCCGGTACGCGCAGCTGCCCATCGCGCCGATCGGGCTCATCCCGACCCGGTACTACGTGCGCATGCGGGTCGCCGACAAGCCGGGTGTGCTGGCCACCGTCGCTACCGAGTTCGCCAAACGCGAAGTCAGTATCGCCACCGTCCGGCAGGAGGGCGAGGTCGACGAGACGGGTGCCCGGCTGGTGGTGCTCACCCACAAGGCCACCGATGCTGCGCTCTCGGAAACCGTTGCCGCACTTGCCGACCTCGACGTGGTGTTGGGTGTCGCCAGTGTCATCCGGCTGGAAGGAACACAAGAGTGA
- the thrC gene encoding threonine synthase, whose translation MTVHTPWPGLIAAYRDRLPIGENWQPVTLREGGTPLLPAKRLSELTGCTVHLKVEGLNPTGSFKDRGMTMAVTDALARGQRAVLCASTGNTSASAAAYAAKAGITCAVLIPQGKIAMGKLAQAVIHGARIIQVDGNFDDCLELARKTTSDYPTIALVNSVNPVRIEGQKTAAFEIMDALGTAPDIHALPVGNAGNITAYWRGYNEYHRDGLSDRLPKMLGAQAAGAAPLVNGAPVANPETIATAIRIGSPASWSGAVAAQQESGGKFLAVTDEEILDAYRLVASSEGVFVEPASAASIAGLLKSVADGWVPKGSTVVCTVTGNGLKDPDNALSGMPEVTPIPVQASAVAEALELA comes from the coding sequence GTGACCGTTCATACCCCTTGGCCCGGCCTCATCGCGGCATACCGGGACCGCCTCCCGATCGGGGAGAACTGGCAGCCCGTGACTCTGCGCGAGGGCGGCACTCCGTTGCTTCCCGCGAAGCGTCTGTCCGAGCTCACCGGTTGCACCGTGCACCTGAAGGTCGAAGGCCTCAACCCCACCGGCTCGTTCAAGGACCGCGGCATGACCATGGCGGTGACCGACGCGCTGGCCCGTGGCCAGCGCGCGGTGCTGTGCGCCTCGACCGGGAACACCTCGGCCTCCGCGGCCGCCTACGCCGCCAAGGCGGGCATCACGTGTGCGGTGTTGATCCCGCAGGGCAAGATCGCGATGGGCAAGCTGGCCCAGGCCGTCATCCATGGTGCGCGGATAATCCAGGTGGACGGCAACTTTGACGACTGTCTGGAGCTTGCGCGCAAGACCACCTCGGACTATCCGACCATCGCCTTGGTGAACTCCGTGAACCCGGTGCGCATCGAGGGGCAGAAGACAGCGGCCTTCGAGATCATGGATGCCCTGGGCACCGCCCCCGATATTCACGCGCTTCCGGTCGGCAATGCGGGAAACATCACCGCGTACTGGCGCGGTTACAACGAGTACCACCGTGACGGTCTGTCGGACCGGCTGCCCAAGATGCTGGGTGCGCAGGCCGCGGGTGCGGCGCCGTTGGTCAACGGGGCGCCCGTTGCCAATCCGGAGACCATCGCGACCGCCATCCGGATCGGGTCGCCCGCGTCGTGGTCGGGTGCTGTTGCCGCACAACAGGAATCCGGCGGCAAGTTCCTGGCCGTCACCGACGAGGAGATTCTCGACGCCTACCGTCTGGTGGCCTCCAGCGAGGGCGTGTTCGTAGAGCCCGCGTCGGCGGCCAGCATCGCGGGTCTGCTGAAATCGGTTGCCGACGGCTGGGTTCCGAAGGGTTCCACCGTGGTGTGCACCGTGACGGGGAATGGCCTGAAGGATCCCGATAACGCCCTCAGCGGCATGCCCGAGGTGACTCCCATTCCGGTGCAGGCGAGCGCGGTTGCCGAGGCGCTGGAACTCGCGTGA
- the thrB gene encoding homoserine kinase: protein MNQILPAGLITTVVVPASSANLGPGFDSLGIALSLYDEIEVSTTESGLKVAVEGQGAREVPLDGSHLVVRAIERGLAAGGVAAAGLIVQCRNKIPHSRGLGSSAAAAVAGLAVANGLLAKAGHRVLPDEVLVQLASEFEGHPDNAAASVLGGAVVSWSDTSGAAPVYAATRLDVHPDIRIVAAVPEEQSSTAHTRVLLPESVTHVDARFNISRAALLTVALTARPDLLMTATEDRLHQPQRASAMPASAEVLGYLRDQGVAAVLSGAGPAVLALTTGDLPDVAVKYAEDQGFSLTAMSVSAGVSVR from the coding sequence GTGAACCAGATCCTGCCCGCGGGGCTGATCACCACCGTGGTGGTGCCGGCGTCGAGTGCAAACCTGGGTCCGGGCTTCGACAGCCTCGGCATCGCGCTGTCGCTGTACGACGAGATCGAGGTCAGCACAACCGAATCCGGTCTCAAGGTGGCCGTCGAAGGTCAGGGTGCCCGTGAGGTTCCGCTCGACGGCAGTCACCTCGTCGTGCGGGCGATCGAGCGGGGGCTCGCTGCCGGAGGAGTTGCGGCTGCTGGCCTGATCGTTCAGTGCCGCAACAAGATTCCACATTCGCGGGGTTTGGGTTCATCGGCCGCGGCTGCAGTTGCCGGTCTGGCCGTCGCCAACGGACTGCTTGCCAAGGCCGGACATCGGGTGCTGCCCGATGAGGTGCTGGTGCAGTTGGCCTCGGAGTTCGAGGGTCATCCCGACAATGCGGCGGCCAGTGTGCTCGGGGGAGCCGTGGTCTCCTGGTCGGACACGTCGGGCGCGGCCCCCGTCTATGCGGCCACCCGGCTGGATGTGCACCCCGATATCAGAATTGTCGCCGCGGTCCCGGAGGAGCAGTCCTCCACCGCACACACTCGTGTATTGCTGCCGGAATCTGTCACCCATGTAGACGCAAGGTTCAATATTAGCCGCGCGGCCCTGCTCACCGTCGCCCTGACCGCACGGCCGGACCTTCTGATGACGGCCACCGAGGATCGCCTGCATCAGCCTCAGCGGGCTTCCGCGATGCCGGCGTCCGCCGAGGTTCTTGGATACCTGCGCGATCAGGGGGTTGCGGCGGTTCTTTCCGGTGCTGGACCTGCGGTGTTGGCCTTGACCACCGGTGATCTCCCCGATGTCGCGGTGAAATACGCTGAAGATCAAGGTTTCTCACTGACGGCGATGTCCGTATCGGCGGGCGTGTCGGTTCGATAG
- the rho gene encoding transcription termination factor Rho, with amino-acid sequence MTDTDLIATEAAPEAPEAPATASSDRSTKERRGDGLGALSTMVLPELRALASQVGVKGTSGMRKGDLIAAIREHQGALGAPKNNNQATPAQQPQASAPAEVAQKEPAQNDQNESGRSEPTQTALDLSAEAPKSAPEADSAEGKDAENAGAPREGRGERRRNQNQNAEGERKQQNGGRGNSENSENSGREGGSGSQNSDNQNQDNNQNQGNRGDDGEGRGRRGRRTRERRRGRDRNTNEGGETELREDDVVQPVAGILDVLDNYAFVRTSGYLAGPNDVYVSMNLVRKNGLRRGDAITGAVRVPRDPDAGNQNQRQKFNPLVRLDSVNGGPVEDAKKRPDFTKLTPLYPNQRLRLETTTEKLTTRVIDLIMPIGKGQRALIVSPPKAGKTTIMQNIANAISANNPECHLMVVLVDERPEEVTDMQRSVKGEVIASTFDRPPSDHTQAAELAIERAKRLVEQGKDVVVLLDSITRLGRAYNNASPASGRILSGGVDSTALYPPKRFLGAARNIEHGGSLTIIATAMVETGSTGDTVIFEEFKGTGNAELKLDRKIAERRVFPAVDVNPSGTRKDELLMSGDEFAIVHKLRRVLSGLDSHQAIDLLMSQLRKTKTNYEFLVQVSKNTPGSNGADEPQYS; translated from the coding sequence GTGACTGATACGGACCTCATCGCGACCGAAGCCGCCCCGGAAGCCCCCGAGGCGCCCGCCACAGCCTCTTCTGATCGCTCCACTAAGGAGCGTCGGGGCGACGGACTGGGTGCGCTGTCGACGATGGTGTTGCCGGAGTTGCGTGCATTGGCCAGCCAAGTAGGCGTCAAGGGCACCTCCGGAATGCGTAAGGGCGATCTGATCGCCGCCATTCGTGAGCATCAGGGTGCGCTTGGCGCGCCGAAGAACAACAACCAGGCCACCCCGGCCCAGCAGCCTCAGGCCTCGGCACCCGCCGAGGTGGCCCAGAAGGAACCGGCCCAGAACGACCAGAACGAATCTGGCCGTTCCGAGCCCACGCAGACCGCGCTCGATCTGTCCGCCGAGGCGCCGAAGTCCGCTCCGGAAGCCGACTCCGCCGAGGGCAAGGATGCCGAGAACGCCGGCGCGCCTCGCGAGGGACGCGGAGAGCGGCGTCGAAACCAGAACCAGAACGCCGAGGGCGAGCGCAAGCAGCAGAACGGTGGCCGGGGGAACTCCGAGAACTCCGAGAACTCGGGACGCGAGGGTGGCTCGGGGAGCCAGAACTCGGACAATCAGAACCAGGACAACAACCAGAACCAGGGCAACCGTGGCGATGACGGTGAGGGCCGGGGCCGCCGTGGTCGCCGCACCCGTGAACGCCGTCGTGGTCGCGATCGCAACACCAACGAGGGTGGCGAGACGGAGCTGCGCGAGGACGATGTCGTCCAGCCCGTGGCCGGCATTCTGGATGTGCTCGACAACTACGCGTTCGTTCGGACGTCCGGATATCTTGCCGGGCCGAACGATGTGTACGTCTCGATGAACCTGGTCCGTAAGAACGGGCTGCGCCGCGGCGATGCCATCACCGGTGCCGTGCGGGTACCCCGCGATCCGGATGCCGGGAATCAGAACCAGCGGCAGAAGTTCAACCCACTGGTACGCCTCGACTCGGTGAACGGTGGCCCGGTTGAGGACGCCAAGAAGCGTCCCGACTTCACCAAGCTGACCCCCCTGTACCCGAATCAGCGACTGCGGCTGGAAACCACCACCGAGAAGCTGACGACTCGCGTGATCGACCTGATCATGCCCATCGGCAAGGGGCAGCGCGCGTTGATCGTGTCCCCGCCGAAGGCCGGTAAGACCACGATCATGCAGAACATCGCCAACGCGATCTCTGCCAACAACCCCGAGTGCCATCTGATGGTGGTGCTGGTCGACGAACGGCCCGAAGAAGTCACCGACATGCAGCGTTCGGTCAAGGGTGAGGTCATCGCCTCCACCTTCGATCGCCCGCCGTCAGACCACACTCAGGCTGCCGAGCTCGCCATCGAGCGTGCCAAGCGTCTCGTGGAACAGGGCAAGGACGTCGTGGTCTTGCTCGACTCCATCACCCGCCTGGGACGTGCCTACAACAATGCGTCGCCGGCGTCCGGCCGGATCCTGTCCGGTGGTGTCGATTCGACGGCGCTGTACCCGCCCAAGCGGTTCCTGGGCGCGGCGCGCAACATCGAGCACGGCGGCTCGTTGACGATCATCGCCACCGCGATGGTCGAGACCGGATCCACCGGTGACACCGTCATCTTCGAGGAGTTCAAGGGCACCGGTAACGCCGAGCTCAAGCTCGACCGCAAGATCGCCGAACGCCGGGTGTTCCCCGCCGTCGACGTCAACCCGTCGGGTACCCGTAAGGACGAGCTGCTGATGAGCGGCGACGAATTCGCGATCGTGCACAAGCTGCGCCGCGTACTCTCCGGCCTGGATTCACATCAGGCCATCGACCTGCTGATGAGCCAGCTGCGCAAGACCAAGACCAACTACGAGTTCCTGGTCCAGGTCTCCAAGAACACCCCGGGCTCCAACGGCGCCGACGAGCCGCAGTACAGCTAG
- a CDS encoding maleylpyruvate isomerase family mycothiol-dependent enzyme — translation MDTDVMWAHIDAGRSGVADMLSSLTPEQWSAPSLCDDWTVRDVAVHLTQAHMRLGQFLSVAVRSGLRFDTMIRRAAQDDGLSPKEIVAALRGMVGSRRKAPGAFPLLDVMVHTQDIAIPLGIDRRMPPDAAIDSAERLWGMRFPLHLARASRGFSFRATDCDFTIGRGPEVTGPIRDIVLVLSGRQAGLTGLSGAADRIRLGV, via the coding sequence ATGGATACCGACGTCATGTGGGCGCATATCGACGCGGGGCGCTCTGGAGTCGCGGACATGCTCAGTTCCCTCACGCCAGAGCAGTGGTCGGCGCCGTCCCTCTGCGACGACTGGACCGTTCGCGACGTAGCAGTACACCTCACCCAGGCTCACATGAGGCTGGGGCAGTTCCTATCCGTCGCCGTTCGTTCGGGACTTCGGTTCGACACGATGATCCGGCGAGCGGCACAGGATGATGGCCTGAGCCCGAAAGAGATCGTCGCTGCCCTGCGGGGGATGGTTGGGTCACGGCGCAAGGCGCCCGGCGCGTTCCCGCTGCTGGATGTCATGGTCCATACCCAGGACATCGCGATCCCCCTGGGAATTGATCGGCGTATGCCACCGGACGCCGCTATCGATTCAGCAGAGCGACTATGGGGGATGCGTTTCCCGTTGCACCTTGCGCGCGCTTCGCGTGGTTTCTCCTTCCGCGCGACCGACTGTGACTTCACGATCGGTCGGGGACCCGAGGTGACCGGACCCATACGGGACATCGTGCTGGTGTTGTCAGGTCGACAAGCCGGGCTGACCGGCCTATCGGGTGCGGCGGACAGGATTCGATTGGGCGTGTAG
- the rpmE gene encoding 50S ribosomal protein L31 yields MKSGIHPTYVETNVVCGCGNTFTTRSTKDSGHIVVEVCSQCHPFYTGKQKILDSGGRVARFEARYGKRKAAADK; encoded by the coding sequence ATGAAATCGGGTATCCACCCCACCTACGTCGAGACCAACGTGGTCTGCGGCTGCGGTAACACCTTCACCACCCGCAGCACCAAGGACAGCGGCCACATCGTGGTCGAGGTTTGCTCGCAGTGCCACCCCTTCTACACCGGTAAGCAGAAGATCCTGGACAGCGGCGGTCGCGTCGCCCGGTTCGAGGCCCGGTACGGCAAGCGCAAGGCCGCAGCCGACAAATAG